In Frondihabitans sp. PAMC 28766, a genomic segment contains:
- a CDS encoding metal-sulfur cluster assembly factor produces MPLALAPEKFDQVEEALKEVMDPELGVNVVDLGLIYDLALDDEVENALIISMTLTSAGCPLTDVIESETANALDGVVDAFRINWVWMPPWGPERITDDGRDMMRAIGFSI; encoded by the coding sequence ATGCCGCTCGCACTCGCTCCCGAGAAGTTCGACCAGGTCGAAGAGGCGCTCAAAGAGGTCATGGACCCCGAGCTCGGCGTCAACGTCGTCGACCTCGGATTGATCTACGACCTCGCGCTCGACGACGAGGTGGAGAACGCGCTGATCATCAGCATGACGCTCACTTCGGCCGGCTGCCCGCTCACCGACGTGATCGAGTCCGAGACGGCCAACGCCCTCGACGGAGTGGTCGACGCCTTCCGCATCAACTGGGTGTGGATGCCGCCGTGGGGCCCCGAGCGCATCACCGACGACGGTCGCGACATGATGCGGGCCATCGGCTTCAGCATCTAG
- the sufB gene encoding Fe-S cluster assembly protein SufB, producing MSDVLIDRPELEGLGQYEFGWADSDAAGASARRGVNPEVVTDISNLKSEPAWMLKNRLKGLSLFEKKPMPTWGADLSGIDFDNIKYFVRSTEKQAGSWEELPDDIKATYEKLGIPEAERNRLVAGVAAQYESEVVYHQIREDLEAQGVIFMDTDTALREHPEFFEEYFGTVIPAGDNKFAALNTAVWSGGSFVYVPKNVRVEIPLQAYFRINTENMGQFERTLIIADEGSYVHYIEGCTAPIYKSDSLHSAVVEIIVKKNARVRYTTIQNWSNNVYNLVTKRAIAHEGATMEWIDGNIGSKVTMKYPSIYLAGEHAKGETLSVAFAGPGQHQDAGAKMIHMAPYTTSSIVSKSIARGGGRAGYRGEVRVDEGAHHAANTVRCDALLVDTISRSDTYPAIDIRVDDVQLGHEATVSRVSEEQLFYLMSRGMAEDEAMAMIVRGFIEPIARELPMEYALELNKLIEMSMEGSVG from the coding sequence ATGTCCGATGTGCTGATCGACCGCCCCGAGCTCGAAGGCCTGGGCCAATACGAGTTCGGCTGGGCCGACTCCGACGCTGCGGGGGCCTCTGCCCGACGCGGTGTAAACCCCGAGGTCGTCACCGACATCTCGAATCTCAAGAGCGAACCCGCGTGGATGCTCAAGAACCGCCTCAAGGGGCTCAGCCTCTTCGAGAAGAAGCCCATGCCGACGTGGGGCGCCGACCTCTCGGGCATCGACTTCGACAACATCAAGTACTTCGTACGCTCGACCGAGAAGCAGGCCGGCAGCTGGGAAGAGCTTCCCGACGACATCAAGGCCACCTACGAGAAGCTCGGCATCCCCGAGGCCGAGCGCAACCGTCTCGTCGCCGGCGTCGCCGCGCAGTACGAGTCGGAGGTCGTCTATCACCAGATCCGCGAAGACCTCGAGGCCCAGGGCGTCATCTTCATGGACACCGACACGGCGCTCCGTGAGCACCCCGAGTTCTTCGAAGAGTACTTCGGCACCGTGATCCCCGCCGGCGACAACAAGTTCGCCGCGCTCAACACCGCCGTCTGGTCGGGCGGCTCGTTCGTCTACGTGCCCAAGAACGTGCGGGTCGAGATCCCGCTGCAGGCCTACTTCCGCATCAACACCGAGAACATGGGCCAGTTCGAGCGCACGCTGATCATCGCCGACGAGGGCTCGTACGTCCACTACATCGAGGGCTGCACAGCCCCGATCTACAAGAGCGACTCGCTGCACTCGGCCGTGGTCGAGATCATCGTCAAGAAGAACGCCCGCGTTCGCTACACGACCATCCAGAACTGGTCGAACAACGTCTACAACCTGGTCACCAAGCGCGCCATCGCTCACGAGGGCGCGACCATGGAGTGGATCGACGGCAACATCGGCTCGAAGGTGACGATGAAGTACCCGTCGATCTACCTCGCGGGCGAGCATGCCAAGGGCGAGACGCTCTCCGTCGCCTTCGCAGGCCCGGGCCAGCACCAGGACGCCGGCGCGAAGATGATCCACATGGCGCCCTACACGACGTCGTCGATCGTCTCGAAGTCCATCGCCCGCGGCGGAGGCCGCGCCGGCTACCGCGGAGAGGTCCGGGTCGACGAGGGTGCGCACCACGCCGCCAACACGGTGCGCTGCGACGCCCTGCTCGTCGACACCATCTCGCGCTCCGACACCTACCCGGCGATCGACATCCGCGTCGACGACGTGCAGCTCGGCCACGAGGCCACCGTCTCGCGGGTCAGCGAAGAGCAGCTCTTCTACCTGATGTCGCGCGGAATGGCCGAAGACGAGGCCATGGCCATGATCGTCCGCGGCTTCATCGAGCCGATCGCCCGTGAGCTCCCGATGGAGTACGCACTCGAATTGAACAAGCTCATCGAGATGAGCATGGAAGGATCCGTCGGCTAG
- a CDS encoding AAA family ATPase yields MATFAVVVNGAPASGKTTLSRILRAELDLPLVAKDAVKEALVEAVGAPLPTRDLGGLSQDVVWRVVGMIDGPVLVESFWGTGRDEEFFARGLKVAGVTSGVEIWCEAPLEVLRERFTTRPRHAVHDDANRMPEWEASARTARPISGFPVIRVDTTGPVDTAQLAAELRTMIPTPPDGQQHSA; encoded by the coding sequence GTGGCGACTTTCGCCGTCGTGGTGAACGGCGCCCCGGCCTCGGGCAAGACCACCTTGTCGCGCATCCTGCGGGCCGAGCTGGATCTGCCGCTCGTGGCCAAGGACGCCGTCAAAGAGGCGTTGGTCGAAGCCGTGGGGGCACCACTGCCGACGCGCGATCTCGGCGGGCTCTCGCAGGACGTCGTCTGGCGTGTCGTCGGCATGATCGACGGCCCGGTGCTCGTCGAGTCGTTCTGGGGTACCGGCCGCGACGAGGAGTTCTTCGCGCGAGGGCTGAAGGTCGCAGGCGTCACGTCGGGCGTAGAAATCTGGTGCGAAGCGCCCTTAGAGGTGCTCCGCGAACGCTTCACGACCCGGCCGCGACACGCCGTCCACGACGACGCCAACCGGATGCCGGAGTGGGAGGCGAGCGCCCGCACCGCGCGTCCGATCTCCGGCTTCCCTGTGATTCGCGTCGACACAACCGGGCCCGTCGACACGGCTCAGCTCGCCGCCGAACTGCGCACCATGATTCCGACACCGCCGGACGGACAACAGCACTCTGCCTAG
- a CDS encoding Rieske 2Fe-2S domain-containing protein, which translates to MATKVCADSDVEVSDAIRVVVDGVPVAVVRDSAGQLHALGDTCTHGDISLSEGFVEDDTLECWAHGSKFELTSGKPLTLPAYEPVPVFAVSVVDGDVFVDVSTNVAAS; encoded by the coding sequence ATGGCCACGAAGGTCTGCGCCGACTCCGACGTCGAGGTGTCCGACGCGATCCGCGTCGTCGTCGACGGCGTCCCCGTCGCAGTCGTGCGCGACTCGGCCGGTCAGTTGCACGCCCTTGGCGACACCTGCACCCACGGCGACATCTCGCTGTCGGAGGGCTTCGTCGAAGACGACACCCTCGAATGCTGGGCGCACGGCTCGAAGTTCGAGCTGACGAGCGGCAAGCCGCTCACCCTGCCGGCCTACGAGCCGGTGCCCGTTTTCGCCGTGTCGGTCGTCGACGGCGACGTCTTCGTAGACGTCTCCACGAACGTCGCCGCCTCTTAA
- a CDS encoding biotin transporter BioY yields MTTNAQTALRPVLADRFVRKSVATDVALIAGGVAFVSLLAQVEIPLWPVPITGQTLAVMLVGATLGARRGALSLTAYMVLGLIGLPIFAGHSTGTLSLPSFGFVIGFIPAAAVVGWLSQRNWDKHVVRSIAAFFLASLIPFAIGLPYLAASLAQLGLPHGFGAVMAAGFTPFILGGIVKWVIAAGALPLAWRGARALGARRDR; encoded by the coding sequence ATGACGACCAACGCCCAGACCGCTCTGCGGCCGGTTCTCGCCGATCGATTCGTGCGCAAGAGCGTCGCCACCGACGTCGCCCTGATCGCGGGGGGCGTCGCCTTCGTCAGCCTTCTCGCGCAGGTCGAGATCCCGCTGTGGCCCGTGCCGATCACCGGCCAGACCCTTGCCGTCATGCTCGTCGGCGCAACACTCGGCGCCCGCCGCGGTGCCCTCTCGCTCACCGCGTACATGGTGCTCGGCCTCATCGGGCTCCCGATCTTCGCCGGCCACTCGACCGGCACCCTGTCGCTGCCGAGCTTCGGCTTCGTCATCGGTTTCATCCCGGCCGCCGCCGTCGTCGGCTGGCTGTCGCAGCGCAACTGGGACAAGCACGTCGTGCGATCGATCGCCGCATTCTTCCTCGCCAGCCTGATCCCGTTCGCCATCGGTCTGCCCTACCTCGCCGCATCGCTCGCCCAGCTGGGTCTCCCCCACGGTTTTGGCGCCGTCATGGCGGCCGGCTTCACCCCGTTCATCCTCGGCGGCATCGTCAAGTGGGTCATCGCGGCGGGGGCCCTGCCCCTCGCGTGGCGCGGCGCCCGTGCGCTCGGCGCCCGCCGCGACCGCTAG
- a CDS encoding heme o synthase — protein sequence MTAVDTRSNPTRERPTWRRIGAKRKVRAYISLTKPRVMELLLVTTAPTMFLAQGGIPNLWLIAATLIGGALSAGSASAFNCYIDRDIDRVMKRTADRALVTGDVTDREALIFSYVMGVASIVWLALTVNVLAAALSLFAILFYVIVYTLWLKRRTPQNIVWGGIAGCMPVLIGWAAVTDSLGWTPLILFGIIFLWTPPHYWPLSMRYRDDYASVDVPMLAVVRGRAHVGLQVILYAWATVACSLLLIPVAHMGILYTVVAVAAGVWFIVESHRLYSRAITHAIDVKPMKVFGASITYMTLIFIAVGVDPLLPHFL from the coding sequence ATGACAGCAGTCGACACCCGCTCGAATCCGACTCGCGAGCGCCCCACGTGGCGCCGCATCGGTGCCAAGCGCAAGGTCCGTGCCTACATCTCGCTGACCAAGCCCCGCGTGATGGAGTTGCTGCTCGTCACGACGGCGCCGACGATGTTCCTGGCCCAGGGCGGCATCCCGAACCTCTGGCTCATCGCCGCGACGCTCATCGGCGGTGCCCTCAGCGCAGGCTCGGCCTCGGCCTTCAACTGCTACATCGACCGCGACATCGACCGCGTCATGAAGCGCACAGCCGATCGGGCGCTCGTCACCGGCGACGTCACCGATCGCGAGGCGCTGATCTTCTCGTACGTGATGGGCGTGGCGTCGATCGTCTGGCTCGCGCTCACGGTCAACGTGCTTGCGGCGGCGCTCTCGCTCTTCGCGATCCTGTTCTACGTCATCGTGTACACGCTGTGGCTCAAGCGCCGCACCCCCCAGAACATCGTCTGGGGCGGCATCGCCGGCTGCATGCCGGTGCTGATCGGCTGGGCGGCCGTGACCGACTCGCTCGGGTGGACGCCGCTGATCCTTTTCGGCATCATCTTCCTCTGGACTCCGCCGCACTACTGGCCGCTGTCGATGCGGTACCGCGACGACTACGCCTCCGTCGACGTGCCCATGCTGGCCGTGGTCCGGGGCCGCGCGCACGTCGGCCTGCAGGTGATCCTGTACGCCTGGGCCACCGTCGCATGCTCGCTGCTGCTGATCCCCGTCGCCCACATGGGCATCCTCTACACGGTCGTCGCCGTGGCGGCCGGCGTGTGGTTCATCGTCGAGTCGCACCGTCTCTACAGCCGCGCGATCACACACGCGATCGACGTGAAGCCGATGAAAGTCTTCGGCGCCTCGATCACGTACATGACGCTCATCTTCATCGCCGTCGGTGTCGACCCGCTGCTGCCTCACTTTTTGTAG
- the sufC gene encoding Fe-S cluster assembly ATPase SufC — protein MSTLEIRDLQVSIDTEQGNKPILKGVDLTIKQGEIHAVMGPNGSGKSTLAYTIAGHPRYKVDGGSIKLDGQEVLDMTVDQRAKAGLFLAMQYPVEIPGVTVANFLRTAKTALDGEAPALRTWVKDLRQHMSDLKMDSSFAERNVNEGFSGGEKKRHEIMQLELLKPKFAILDETDSGLDVDALKIVSEGVNRAHDATGLGILMITHYTRILRYIKPDFVHVFVDGHVAEQGGPELADQLENEGYDRYVAASAAEAAAATAGAVAGA, from the coding sequence ATGTCAACCCTCGAAATCCGCGATCTCCAGGTCTCGATCGACACCGAGCAGGGCAACAAGCCCATCCTCAAGGGTGTCGACCTGACCATCAAGCAGGGCGAGATCCACGCCGTCATGGGCCCCAACGGCTCAGGCAAGTCGACTCTCGCGTACACGATCGCCGGCCACCCCCGCTACAAGGTCGACGGCGGTTCGATCAAGCTCGATGGCCAGGAAGTGCTCGACATGACCGTCGACCAGCGCGCGAAGGCCGGCCTCTTCCTCGCCATGCAGTACCCCGTCGAGATCCCCGGCGTAACCGTCGCGAACTTCCTCCGCACGGCGAAGACCGCGCTGGACGGCGAGGCGCCCGCTCTCCGCACCTGGGTCAAAGACCTGCGTCAGCACATGAGCGACCTCAAGATGGACTCGTCGTTCGCCGAGCGCAACGTCAACGAGGGCTTCTCGGGCGGCGAGAAGAAGCGCCACGAGATCATGCAGCTCGAGTTGCTCAAGCCGAAGTTCGCGATCCTCGACGAGACCGACTCGGGGCTCGACGTCGACGCGCTCAAGATCGTCTCCGAGGGCGTCAACCGGGCTCACGACGCGACCGGCCTCGGCATCCTGATGATCACGCACTACACGCGCATCCTCCGATACATCAAGCCCGACTTCGTGCACGTCTTCGTCGACGGCCACGTCGCCGAGCAGGGCGGCCCCGAGCTGGCCGACCAGCTCGAAAACGAAGGTTACGACCGCTACGTCGCCGCATCCGCCGCCGAGGCCGCTGCTGCCACGGCCGGCGCCGTCGCGGGGGCCTGA
- a CDS encoding heme A synthase produces the protein MSNAQATSMNPLQRAWSWLPTSVDYRVRVAAWASLVCQIVLVGTGGLVRLTSSGLGCPTWPQCGDGSIVTTPALGYHGVIEFGNRLLTFVLVIIVIAAFLSILRIRRVRRDLFWLTFIQGMSIPFQAVLGGISVLAKLNPYVVGSHFIVSMILVRIATTLVYRVTRGPRSDTAATPPWFAVVTRITAVFVAITVVLGILTTGAGPHAGDAHTHRNGLDPKVIEVFHAIPAFAVFGLTIVLMIAVVRLGLPRRFVTMLLCVEIAQIAVGLTQANTGLPALLVGAHLVLAALLVSAMTAVTHTLQSDADLTEPVDEAAVAAATS, from the coding sequence GTGAGCAATGCACAGGCAACCTCGATGAATCCGCTGCAGCGGGCGTGGTCCTGGCTGCCGACGTCGGTCGACTACCGGGTCAGGGTCGCGGCGTGGGCGTCGCTCGTCTGTCAGATCGTTCTCGTCGGCACGGGCGGTCTCGTCCGGCTGACCAGCTCGGGTCTCGGCTGCCCCACGTGGCCGCAGTGCGGCGACGGCTCCATCGTCACCACGCCGGCGCTCGGCTATCACGGCGTCATCGAGTTCGGCAACCGCCTGCTGACGTTCGTGCTGGTGATCATCGTGATCGCCGCGTTCCTCAGTATCCTGCGCATCCGTCGCGTCCGCCGCGACCTGTTCTGGCTGACGTTCATCCAGGGCATGTCGATCCCGTTCCAGGCGGTGCTCGGCGGCATCAGCGTGCTCGCCAAGCTGAACCCTTACGTGGTGGGCTCGCACTTCATCGTGTCGATGATCCTGGTGAGGATCGCGACGACCCTGGTTTACCGGGTCACCCGCGGCCCGCGCAGCGACACCGCCGCCACTCCCCCGTGGTTCGCAGTCGTCACGCGCATCACTGCCGTCTTCGTGGCCATCACCGTGGTCCTCGGCATCCTGACCACCGGCGCCGGCCCGCACGCGGGCGATGCGCACACGCACCGCAACGGGCTGGACCCGAAGGTCATCGAGGTGTTCCACGCGATCCCGGCGTTCGCCGTCTTCGGGCTCACCATCGTGCTGATGATCGCGGTGGTCCGGCTCGGGTTGCCGCGGCGCTTCGTGACGATGCTGCTCTGCGTCGAGATCGCCCAGATCGCCGTGGGCCTCACGCAGGCCAACACGGGGCTGCCGGCGCTGCTCGTCGGCGCCCACCTCGTGCTCGCAGCCCTTCTCGTCTCGGCGATGACCGCGGTCACGCACACTCTTCAGTCGGACGCCGATCTCACCGAGCCAGTCGACGAGGCCGCGGTCGCCGCGGCCACCAGCTAG
- a CDS encoding ABC-F family ATP-binding cassette domain-containing protein — MLSVHDLEIRVGARLLMEDVTFRVDKGDKIGLVGRNGAGKTTMTKTLAGETLPTGGKIEKTGEIGYLPQDPRSGNPEDLARTRILDARGLGQILLGIQKATQEMGSDDAAVAEKAMKRYGDLDDRFTALGGYAAEAEAASIASNLSLPDRILDQPLSTLSGGQRRRIELARILFSAAETMILDEPTNHLDADSIVWLREYLKTYQGGVIVISHDIQLVDEVVNRVFYLDANRQQIDIYNMGWKHYQRQRASDEERRKKERATAEKQAGQLQKQAARFGAKASKAAAAHQMVARAEKLLAGLDDVRVVDRVAKLRFPTPAACGRTPLMATNLSKSYGSLEIFTAVDLAIDRGSKVVILGLNGAGKTTLLRILAGVDEPDTGQLEPGHGLRVGYYAQEHETIDVKRSVLENMVSSSPNITEMEARRVLGSFLFTGDDSAKPAGVLSGGEKTRLALAMIVVSGANVLLLDEPTNNLDPASRLEILDALNNYEGAVVLVSHDEGAVEALNPERVLIMPEGTEDHWTPDYSDLITLA; from the coding sequence GTGCTCTCCGTGCACGACCTCGAGATTCGCGTTGGCGCTCGCCTCCTGATGGAGGACGTCACCTTCCGGGTCGACAAGGGCGACAAGATCGGCCTGGTCGGCCGTAACGGCGCGGGCAAGACCACCATGACCAAGACGCTGGCGGGCGAGACTCTGCCCACGGGCGGCAAGATCGAGAAGACGGGCGAGATCGGCTATCTGCCGCAGGATCCCCGCTCAGGCAACCCCGAGGACCTCGCGCGGACCCGCATCCTCGATGCGCGCGGCCTCGGGCAGATCCTGCTCGGAATCCAGAAGGCGACCCAGGAGATGGGGAGCGACGACGCGGCGGTGGCCGAGAAGGCGATGAAGCGGTACGGCGACCTCGACGACCGCTTCACCGCCCTCGGCGGCTACGCGGCCGAGGCGGAGGCCGCCAGCATCGCGTCGAACCTGAGCCTGCCCGACCGCATCCTCGACCAGCCGCTGTCGACCCTCTCGGGCGGCCAGCGCCGTCGTATCGAGCTCGCGCGCATCCTGTTCTCGGCCGCCGAGACGATGATCCTCGACGAACCGACCAACCACCTCGACGCCGACTCGATCGTCTGGCTGCGCGAATACCTGAAGACGTACCAGGGCGGTGTGATCGTGATCAGCCACGACATCCAGCTGGTCGACGAGGTGGTCAATCGCGTCTTCTACCTCGACGCGAACCGCCAGCAGATCGACATCTACAACATGGGCTGGAAGCACTATCAGCGCCAGCGCGCTTCCGACGAGGAGCGCCGCAAGAAAGAGCGCGCCACGGCCGAGAAGCAGGCCGGCCAGCTGCAGAAGCAGGCCGCGCGCTTCGGCGCCAAGGCGTCGAAGGCCGCTGCGGCACACCAGATGGTCGCTCGCGCCGAGAAGTTGCTCGCAGGGCTCGACGACGTCCGCGTCGTCGATCGCGTCGCCAAGCTCCGCTTCCCGACGCCGGCCGCCTGCGGTCGCACCCCGCTCATGGCGACGAACCTCTCGAAGAGCTACGGCTCGCTCGAGATCTTCACCGCCGTCGACCTCGCCATCGACCGCGGGTCGAAGGTCGTCATCCTGGGCCTGAACGGTGCCGGCAAGACGACCCTCCTGCGCATCCTGGCCGGGGTCGACGAGCCCGACACCGGGCAGCTCGAGCCGGGCCACGGCCTGCGCGTCGGCTATTACGCCCAGGAGCACGAGACGATCGACGTCAAGCGCAGCGTGCTCGAGAACATGGTGTCGTCGTCGCCGAACATCACCGAGATGGAAGCGCGGCGCGTGCTGGGCTCGTTCCTCTTCACGGGCGACGACTCGGCGAAGCCCGCCGGAGTGCTGTCGGGTGGCGAGAAGACCCGCCTCGCTCTGGCGATGATCGTGGTCTCCGGCGCGAACGTGCTGCTGCTCGACGAACCGACCAACAACCTCGATCCGGCGAGCCGCCTCGAGATCCTGGACGCCCTCAACAACTACGAGGGCGCCGTGGTGCTCGTCAGCCACGACGAGGGCGCTGTGGAGGCGCTGAACCCCGAGCGCGTGCTCATCATGCCCGAGGGCACCGAAGACCACTGGACGCCCGACTACTCGGACCTCATCACCCTCGCATAG
- the sufD gene encoding Fe-S cluster assembly protein SufD, which translates to MSATPAPTQTPTDTAATDAPVQHGAGAHSDGGWGSKDHKVPVQTRSARFASADPAAFPDVTGREVDWKQSPVAKLRPLIDGPLDGSPYAYLARETPGASVEWVSPTHELVGQAGTPEDKASANAWSSVENVLLVTLTGDEASTITIGRSGLTDQPHAGHTVIHATANSSAHVILLNSGKANLVENVEIVVDEGAHLTVVSVQEWDDEAIHLSSQFARLGRDAVLKHFVVSLGGSIVRVNPSAHLAEQGADVDLNGVYFADAGQHLEQQVYVNHDAPKTKSRVNYKGALQGDGARTVWIGDVLIGRTAPGTDSYEQNRNLVLSEGTRADSIPNLEIETGDILGAGHASATGRFDDEHLFYLESRGIPEEEARRIVVLGFLSEIVQHIGDETLQDRLIAALEEELADGARSRAEADALHESTHAPVYVDKLPGSGPTPVAAPKAAPAAAAAPDAPAAAASTSEADA; encoded by the coding sequence ATGTCCGCAACTCCCGCACCAACACAGACCCCCACGGACACGGCAGCTACCGACGCACCCGTTCAGCACGGGGCCGGCGCTCACAGCGACGGCGGATGGGGCAGCAAGGATCACAAGGTTCCGGTCCAGACGCGATCGGCTCGTTTCGCGTCCGCTGATCCTGCCGCCTTCCCCGACGTCACCGGCCGCGAGGTCGACTGGAAGCAGAGCCCCGTGGCGAAGCTCCGGCCACTCATCGACGGCCCGCTCGACGGATCGCCCTATGCCTACCTCGCTCGCGAGACGCCCGGGGCCTCCGTCGAGTGGGTGTCGCCGACCCACGAGCTCGTGGGCCAGGCGGGCACGCCCGAAGACAAGGCCTCGGCGAACGCCTGGTCGAGCGTCGAGAACGTCCTGCTCGTCACGCTGACCGGCGACGAGGCATCGACGATCACGATCGGCCGCTCGGGCCTCACCGACCAGCCGCACGCCGGCCACACGGTGATCCACGCGACGGCGAACTCGTCCGCTCACGTGATCCTGCTCAACAGCGGCAAGGCGAACCTCGTCGAGAACGTCGAGATCGTCGTCGACGAGGGCGCACACCTCACCGTCGTCAGCGTTCAGGAATGGGACGACGAGGCGATCCACCTGTCGAGCCAGTTCGCGCGCCTCGGCCGCGACGCCGTCTTGAAGCACTTCGTCGTGAGCCTCGGCGGCTCGATCGTGCGAGTCAACCCGTCGGCGCACCTTGCCGAGCAGGGCGCCGACGTCGACCTGAACGGCGTGTACTTCGCCGACGCGGGTCAGCACCTCGAGCAGCAGGTCTACGTCAACCACGACGCCCCGAAGACCAAGAGCCGCGTCAACTACAAGGGCGCCCTGCAGGGCGACGGCGCACGCACGGTGTGGATCGGCGACGTGCTGATCGGCCGCACCGCGCCCGGCACCGACTCGTACGAGCAGAACCGCAACCTGGTCCTCTCGGAGGGCACGCGCGCCGACTCGATCCCGAACCTCGAGATCGAGACCGGCGACATCCTCGGTGCCGGCCACGCGTCGGCCACGGGTCGTTTCGACGACGAGCACCTCTTCTACCTCGAGTCGCGCGGCATCCCCGAAGAAGAGGCGCGACGCATAGTCGTGCTGGGCTTCCTCAGCGAGATCGTGCAGCACATCGGAGACGAGACGCTGCAGGATCGCCTCATCGCGGCTCTCGAAGAAGAGCTCGCCGACGGCGCGCGGTCGCGTGCCGAGGCCGACGCTCTGCACGAGTCGACGCACGCCCCGGTCTACGTCGACAAGCTCCCGGGCTCTGGGCCGACTCCTGTCGCCGCACCCAAGGCTGCGCCGGCTGCGGCTGCTGCGCCTGATGCTCCGGCTGCGGCCGCTTCGACCTCCGAGGCCGACGCCTGA